The nucleotide window aagatttctttttcttgggtttgGAAAAAGACACAGAAGCGTCTTCCATTCCATTCTCCTGAAGAACCTCCTGgggcttttgctttttcttctttttgggtcTTTCACTTGTCTcctgatggcagaaagagaaaaatgggcaTGAAGTGTCATCTGTTTTATTAGAATTCCAGCTGTTAAGTACTCAGGGAAGAAAGACTAGTGATAATGGCATTAAAACTGCTCACTGTTTCTGGGATGATTTTTAATGGAATGGCTCTAGCTTTGGAAATCCATGTCAAAAAAAGGTAGAACACACAAATATCCTTAGGTAATTTACAGAAGAACCTCACCATGCTGGTCACAAAAAAGAATCATGATGCCAAGTTCCAGAGGGGACCCTGAAACACTGGCACTGCTGACACTCCTAGGGAGAATGATTCTACCATAGCAGCACATTGGAGTCCTCCCTGTTCCCCATTCCCAGTATGAGCTGCTATCATCTCTAGATACATCTGAGAATAAGCAGAGCAGTTTGCACTACCCCTGATTAAGAACTTCTGGAAGGCAGCAGAGGCAGAACACACTTGCCCAGGGAATGAACAGGTGTTGCTACAAACCAGCTCTCTGGGCTCTTGAATGAGTTCTCTCAGCACCTATCTCCTTCCTATAGAATCAAGAGGTAGACTTCAAGACTTCAATTCAATCCATAAGCATGTACTCTAGACCCTGACTTGAGATGCTGTATTTTCTGTTCTGCTGTTTTCTGTCCTACAACCTAAGATCTTTACCTAGGGCTGAGGGCTGACAGTTTACTACTGACCTCACACTCCTCCGGGGCACTGCTATTTTCTGAAGAAGCCAGGGCAATCGCAGccagccttttcttttccttcttcaagcGTTTCTTCTCCTGTTTCTCGAGCTTCCTAGTAATCTCAGCAGCCGCTTCCTCTGCCTGGCCAAAGAAAGATGCTGAAAATGCTTGAAGACTTCTGGTTCCCTAGGTCTCTCTCATGGTTTTGTTGGATCAGGCTCATTAAATCAGTTTTTTTGCCTCCACACTACATGGTCAGGGTAAGACAGTTCATCACCTCCAACAGCCAGCTCTTATTCTACCCCACCTGACCTGACCCAAACTGACCTGAACCATTGCCTCCTTCATGACATCCAGATTCTTTCGGGGAATCTCTCCAGTCTCATAGAAGGACAGCCGCTCCTCAACTTGTTCTCGAAGCTTCTCCCCAAAAACACTGGTGGGCACCTCTGGATGTgtttatataagtaaataaagcaCATCAGCCCCCAGAAGGACAAACTACTAGTTCAACCTCCAGTATTCCATCTACCCTCAGCTTTACTCAGACCCAAAGTATCAACACTCACTAGGTGAACTGCTGTTGACGAAAAATACTGCCATCATTGTAGAAGCTGCTAGGGTAGTcagcctccccaccctcccaacTGCCCACTCCCCCACCCATACCAGAGAAGCAATCGATTCGTGAGGCAATACTGCATTTGTTTGCCAGGTATCGGGAGATGCGACCTTTGTTCTTGGCAGCTGCTCGGCCAATGAAGGTAGAGTGGAAAATGAGTCCGTATTTTGGGGTGTTACCCCTTGTCTTCAAGGCTCTGGGAGAAGAATATTCAGCGGAGACTTTTAAGATCAGAAACTTCAACGGTGTTAGCTAAGGCAGTgcctcccttccctttccccgCAGTTTCCAGAGTGAGCCTCAGGCCAGGTTGGGTTGCTACCCCACCTCATGCCAACCCACCGCTcccagaggcagagggaaggCATCCAATGTCGCTGACCTGGAAACTTGGTCCCTTTGCTGGGCCCAGGGAATCACTCAGACACCAGGACTGGCCATCACCCCCATAGCAGAGGCCTGTATAGGTCAGGGAGCCCTGGTCAACCATCACTGTGATCCCCAAACAAGCAAGTGGGCACCAGAAGTGGCACCTGAGTGTGAGCAGGTGCCCTCACTGGTACCTGAACAGGGCCTTTTCAGCCCCAAGGATCTGCACTGTGGATGCTGGATACTTGGCCAGATTGGTGAGACTGCCAGCGTGAGCAATGAGACGTGCACCTACCTAGAGAAAAAGTCAGGGAGTCAATGAAGCTGGAATTGCCAACGTACCAATTGTATAACTTGCTTCAACCTCCTTCCCCATCAAGTTCAACTGGGGAAGATATGATAGGTCACGAAATACAACAACAATATGACGAATATACATGGTAATCCCATAATCCCCCATCTTTTGGTTTCCCATGACGCACCGCTTCCCCAATCAGGGCAGACAGGCTGGGGGCTACTTGGCTCATCTTGGATCGCAAGTAAGTGTGTAGACTTTGGCGGTACTCTGACAAAGACACCACACGACTGGAGAAGCTCTCGATGTTTATCAAGTCAATGGCTGATATGTCCATGCCTAAAGAATGTCAAGTGTGAATGCAGAAGCCCAATATTTAGAGCCCCATACCTTATTTTCACTGCTAGGCTCTGTACTGACCCATGGAAGACCGTGAGGCATCCAGAATAGCCTTAGCCTTGGCTGCATCCATTGTCAGCTCCTCCAGCTTCTCCAACTTTTCTTCATTAAGCTCCTTCCGGTTTCCAATGAACTGAGCAAGGCGGCAGTACGTAGCATTGTCATTGATGATCTTTACCAGCTCAGGAAAGT belongs to Bos indicus isolate NIAB-ARS_2022 breed Sahiwal x Tharparkar chromosome 13, NIAB-ARS_B.indTharparkar_mat_pri_1.0, whole genome shotgun sequence and includes:
- the NOP56 gene encoding nucleolar protein 56 — encoded protein: MVLLHVLFEHAVGYALLALKEVEEISLLLPQVEECVLNLGKFHNIVRLVAFCPFSSSQVALENANAVSEGVVHEDLRLLLETHLPPKKKKVLLGVGDPKIGAAIQEELGYNCQTGGVIAEILRGVRLHFHNLVKGLTDLSACKAQLGLGHSYSRAKVKFNVNRVDNMIIQSISLLDQLDKDINTFSMRVREWYGYHFPELVKIINDNATYCRLAQFIGNRKELNEEKLEKLEELTMDAAKAKAILDASRSSMGMDISAIDLINIESFSSRVVSLSEYRQSLHTYLRSKMSQVAPSLSALIGEAVGARLIAHAGSLTNLAKYPASTVQILGAEKALFRALKTRGNTPKYGLIFHSTFIGRAAAKNKGRISRYLANKCSIASRIDCFSEVPTSVFGEKLREQVEERLSFYETGEIPRKNLDVMKEAMVQAEEAAAEITRKLEKQEKKRLKKEKKRLAAIALASSENSSAPEECEETSERPKKKKKQKPQEVLQENGMEDASVSFSKPKKKKSFSKEELVSSDLEETAGTGSLPKRKKSFPKEEPVTDPDESENKRVPKKKRKLSPKEEPLSSGPEEAAASKSSGSKKKKKLRKLSQES